Genomic segment of Arachis hypogaea cultivar Tifrunner chromosome 16, arahy.Tifrunner.gnm2.J5K5, whole genome shotgun sequence:
CAGGGTTCAGTTACATGCAAAAATGATGGTGAAGTTGTTGCTTCTACTTTGAAGATTCAGGGCGTTGAGTATTTAATGCACTGCTCCTCAATTCAGATAATGGGGATTAAATTGGTACAACTTCTTAATCTTTTTTATTGATcatcttttatataatataacaaacacaaaaaacaattatattcttttattgattatcTTTGAACATGTTTATCGGAGCACAAGTTTTCTATATTCTTTAGTTTCTTGGTTGATTATTTACATATAATGTGTTCAGGTGTATGTTGTGGGAGTGCCAAAAAATGGAGCAATGATCAATTTCATAAAGGAATTTAAGAGATATGGGTTGATGGTACTGAGTGCCATGGTGATTATGTCCTTAATTGGCACAATTAGCATTGTAATTATGAAAAAGGCagtaaagaagcaaaaagaagcaACGGAGGAAGCTGAGAGAAAGAGTAAGAATAAGAGCATTGCTTTTGCGACAGCATGCCATGATGTTCGTGCTTCCCTCGCAACCCTGACTGGTTTGATAGAGTTGTCATCTTCACAACTTGTCCCTTCTTCATCAGAACTAAACTCCAATCTCAAACAAATGGACTCTTGTACCAAGGATTTACTAGGTAACATTGCTTAATTATTTCTCTTAATTACCCTTATTGCAAGtacttgatttattttatttttcatcttacAAGAGTCAACAAGACACCTGCATATAATATATTAAAGTAAATTATATAACAATCAATACTGTTAACATTCCTCTGTGTTACTGTGTTTGCTGTCATTTGCATTAATAATAAGATAAATCCAAAAAGGTTCATCTATAAAAAGATTTTGCTCATGGAAGATGCAACTCATTTCAATATTAAAATCACTTCCTAAACTTTTTGACCTTGCAAATCTATATTactcatattttataaaatatatactaataaaATCTGATGAAATTATTTCTTGTTTCTTAGAGTAGCATCTATATTTTATATGTAGATATAACAGTTTCACAAAGACATATTTATCATCCATGTGTAATGGTATATTAACTTGATTAACATTCGGTTTTATTTACTTCTCATGGCACTGTGAAATTAATTTTCATTGAAATACAATGAATAGGAATGCTGAATTCCATATTGGATGCAAGCAAGATTGAAGCAGGGGAAATGCAACTTGAGGAAGAAGAATTTGATGTGTTCCAATTCTTAGAGGAGGTAGTTGATTCTTACCATAACGTGGCTATGAAGAAAGGAGTAGATATTGTATTGGAACCCTTCAATGACTCAGTTCACAGATATTCACACACAAAAGGTGACAGAGTTAAACTCAAGAGAGTCTTATGCAACTTATTAGACAATGCTGTTAAATTCACTGATGAAGGACACATAGCAGTTAGGGTAAGGGCACAGAAACCTGTATTGCAAAACTCAATGTCAATGATGAGGGTTACTAACCAAAATAGACCTTGGTCATGCTTAttcatcaaaagaaaaaataatgaacGACGGAATGATGATGACATAGAAGCTTCTAATTCAACCCAACCAGATCCTAGTAATACCATGGAtttcatatttgaagttgaagATACTGGCAAAGGAATTCCCAAAGACAAGCATGAGTCTGTGTTTGAGAATTATGTCCAAGTCAAAGAAACTGCTATTGACCATGGTGGAACTGGTTTGGGACTTGGCAGTGTGAGATCTTTGGTATGTAACCATTTTGCACCTTTCTATAGTCACACACgtattttgatataaattatgTTTAGGtacattgatttttttatgtAACAATTTTGTCAATTTGAGTATTAGACAGTTATTCTTGGAGGGAGGGAATAGCTCTTAATAAGGAAATAactaacatgatttttttttctccctATCTAGGTTCGATTGATGCATGGAGATATTAGAATTGTGGAGAAGGATAATGGTGGAAAAGGAACATGTTTCAGGTTCAATGTGCACCTCACTGTATGTGAGAAAAGAACAGATGATATCACAAGAGAAAGTGAATCTAAACCAGTTGACAGAACTCAATCACACAGGTCAACCATTCATGCTACTAGTTCTGGTTCAAGCATGTGTTCCTTGAGTCCCAAGATACCTATCTGCGGCCCTAGCACTTCTTGGCACGAGGGATCTCGAGTTGTTCTCTTGATTCAAGGAGAAGAGCGCCGAAGAGCAACACAAAGGTTCATAGAGAGAAAAGGGATCAAAGTTAAGGTTGTTAAGCAGTGGACTAATCTGTCTCATACCCTcaataagataaaaaagaaggGTCTGAATAGCTTAAGTTCAGGTTCTAGTTCTAGTTCTGCAACACATGGTTCTACTAATGCCCCTTTGAGTGCATCCATGGATGAAATCGAATCTACCCAAGGATTCGTCCTGATTGTGATTGATGCAAAAGCAGGACCATTTCAAGAACTATGCAGGGTGGTATCTGAATTCAAGAGAGGCATTTGTATTTCTTGTAGAGTTGTTTGGTTAGAGAATCCAATTTCTCCTAATCTTGATTTCAATAGCCTAAATGAGGATGATTATGACCCCAATGACATTGTTCTTCATAAACCATTACATGGTACCTCTTTGTTCCAAGTTTTAAGTCTTCTTCCAGAGTATGGTGATGGATCAATGAGAGGAAGTGGGTCAATAC
This window contains:
- the LOC112756673 gene encoding histidine kinase CKI1-like, whose protein sequence is MTYHEGTAHSYVKGRDIVLNNETISDALKYTDVGPCAYTSVKHSYLKGGGAVKQQKGPTRSERVVLDDEDDDFVPEESPTPSTDGTSISTGKKSALLNVVKDVVQEFSEIEALTTLIQPMNYSSKNLARFINSALHATNISFSDIKTKVAPLLFESFETVPQLAEISYIGMEGYFFSFYNGDHGQPLAIYSNRSTSSSIISKHYYVQPVNPDNGKLYGNATIFDSYVNTTWVGKALNGSNDGFVTLGKKFSNDQEFLFISSSRITKTGSVISLGVQATKITGFFSSVISHHQQGAMLYLATKDGQVLQEGIKNTHMVVAKNNTVSFQYVNNHTSYYQGSVTCKNDGEVVASTLKIQGVEYLMHCSSIQIMGIKLVYVVGVPKNGAMINFIKEFKRYGLMVLSAMVIMSLIGTISIVIMKKAVKKQKEATEEAERKSKNKSIAFATACHDVRASLATLTGLIELSSSQLVPSSSELNSNLKQMDSCTKDLLGMLNSILDASKIEAGEMQLEEEEFDVFQFLEEVVDSYHNVAMKKGVDIVLEPFNDSVHRYSHTKGDRVKLKRVLCNLLDNAVKFTDEGHIAVRVRAQKPVLQNSMSMMRVTNQNRPWSCLFIKRKNNERRNDDDIEASNSTQPDPSNTMDFIFEVEDTGKGIPKDKHESVFENYVQVKETAIDHGGTGLGLGSVRSLVRLMHGDIRIVEKDNGGKGTCFRFNVHLTVCEKRTDDITRESESKPVDRTQSHRSTIHATSSGSSMCSLSPKIPICGPSTSWHEGSRVVLLIQGEERRRATQRFIERKGIKVKVVKQWTNLSHTLNKIKKKGLNSLSSGSSSSSATHGSTNAPLSASMDEIESTQGFVLIVIDAKAGPFQELCRVVSEFKRGICISCRVVWLENPISPNLDFNSLNEDDYDPNDIVLHKPLHGTSLFQVLSLLPEYGDGSMRGSGSILASSSTIQRAELEKCGTSRSRSGKEPQQSIGDQSHDQGGTKECEVPRSSDKPLSGKRIMVVEDDNTIRKIASASLEQLGASVEKCENGEQAVELVKEGLARDFPNLPYDYIFMDCQMPVMNGYEATRLIREIEKEYNIHIPIFALTANTQEETNPLEAGMDHHLVKPIDKKGLLEAITKVHDRVAIRE